The Burkholderia cepacia genome includes a region encoding these proteins:
- the ptsP gene encoding phosphoenolpyruvate--protein phosphotransferase gives MRRAEESQLKSSTHDQIVLLSPLTGPIVALADVPDPVFSGGMFGDGIGIDPLAGQLVAPCAGVVSHLARTGHAVTITTPQGAEVLLHIGIDTVELNGQGFTAHVEAGARVEAGALLIEFDQDAVARSAHSLVSVIAIANSDAFEVVDRASGFATAGKTPLLALRGKGEAAAQAAQTGAAAHHEVRREIVLAQPGGLHARPAARAREAVRGFDATVDVLFDGRKASIASVVGLLGLGAGEGATVELVGRGAHAQQAVDAVEHELLREAHGEVEEQPARLRSPAPQTVARNIGAPIDPNTLAGVCAAPGIAVGTLVRLDDAEIVPPEQAAGTPASESRRLDQALKAVDAELDETVRNASARGAVGEAGIFAVHRVLLEDPTLIDTARDLISLGKSAGFAWRATIRTQIDTLSKLDDALLAERAADLRDIEKRVLRALGHTNAAARALPDEAVLAAEEFTPSDLSSLDRQRVTALVMARGGATSHAAIIARQLGIPALVAVGDALYAIPDGTQVVVDASAGRLEHAPTALDVERARHERQRLDGVREANRQLAGAAAATVDGRAIEVAANIATLDDANTAVDNGADAVGLLRTELMFIHRQAAPTVVEHQQSYQSIVDALQGRTAIIRTLDVGADKEVDYLTLPPEPNPALGLRGIRLAQVRPDLLDDQLQGLLAVQPFGAVRILLPMVTDAGELVRLKKRIDEFARAQGRTEPVEVGVMIEVPSAALLADQLAQHADFLSIGTNDLAQYTLAMDRCQADLAAQSDGLHPAVLRLIDIAVRGAAKHGKWVGVCGALGGDPLAVPILVGLGVTELSVDPVSVPGIKARVRRLDYQLCRQRAQDLLALDSAQAVRAASREVWPLD, from the coding sequence ATGAGACGCGCCGAGGAGTCCCAGTTGAAGAGTTCCACCCATGATCAGATCGTCCTGCTCAGCCCCTTGACCGGGCCGATCGTCGCGCTGGCCGACGTGCCCGATCCGGTGTTCTCCGGCGGGATGTTCGGCGACGGCATCGGCATCGACCCGCTCGCGGGCCAGCTCGTCGCGCCGTGCGCGGGTGTCGTGTCGCATCTCGCGCGCACCGGCCATGCGGTGACGATCACGACACCGCAAGGCGCGGAAGTGCTGCTGCACATCGGCATCGACACCGTCGAGCTGAACGGGCAGGGCTTCACCGCGCACGTCGAGGCCGGCGCGCGTGTCGAGGCGGGCGCGCTGCTGATCGAGTTCGACCAGGACGCGGTGGCGCGCAGCGCGCATTCGCTCGTGTCGGTGATCGCGATCGCGAACTCGGACGCGTTCGAGGTCGTCGATCGTGCCAGCGGCTTCGCGACGGCCGGCAAGACGCCGCTGCTCGCGCTGCGCGGCAAGGGCGAAGCGGCTGCGCAGGCGGCACAGACCGGCGCCGCGGCGCATCACGAAGTGCGCCGTGAAATCGTGCTGGCCCAGCCGGGCGGCCTGCACGCACGGCCGGCCGCGCGTGCGCGCGAAGCCGTGCGCGGGTTCGACGCGACCGTCGACGTGCTGTTCGACGGACGCAAGGCGTCGATCGCGAGCGTCGTCGGCCTGCTCGGCCTCGGTGCCGGCGAAGGTGCGACGGTCGAACTGGTCGGCCGTGGCGCGCACGCGCAGCAGGCCGTCGATGCGGTCGAGCACGAGCTGCTGCGCGAAGCGCACGGCGAAGTCGAGGAACAGCCGGCACGGCTGAGGTCGCCCGCGCCGCAGACGGTTGCGCGCAACATCGGCGCGCCCATCGACCCGAACACGCTCGCGGGCGTGTGCGCGGCGCCCGGCATCGCGGTCGGCACGCTGGTGCGTCTCGACGATGCGGAAATCGTGCCGCCCGAGCAGGCTGCCGGCACGCCCGCGTCGGAAAGCCGCCGGCTCGACCAGGCGCTGAAGGCCGTCGACGCCGAACTCGACGAAACGGTGCGCAACGCATCGGCGCGCGGCGCGGTCGGCGAAGCGGGCATCTTCGCGGTGCACCGCGTGCTGCTCGAGGACCCGACGCTGATCGACACGGCGCGCGACCTGATCAGCCTCGGCAAGAGCGCGGGCTTCGCATGGCGCGCGACGATCCGCACGCAGATCGACACGCTGTCGAAGCTCGACGACGCGCTGCTCGCCGAACGCGCGGCCGACCTGCGCGACATCGAGAAGCGCGTGCTGCGCGCGCTCGGCCATACGAACGCTGCCGCGCGCGCGCTGCCCGACGAGGCCGTGCTCGCGGCCGAGGAATTCACGCCGTCCGACCTGTCGTCGCTCGATCGCCAGCGCGTGACCGCGCTCGTGATGGCGCGCGGCGGCGCGACGTCGCACGCGGCGATCATCGCGCGCCAGCTCGGCATTCCGGCGCTGGTCGCGGTCGGCGATGCGCTGTACGCGATTCCGGACGGCACGCAGGTCGTCGTCGATGCGAGCGCGGGCCGGCTCGAACATGCGCCGACCGCGCTCGACGTCGAGCGTGCGCGGCACGAGCGCCAGCGCCTGGACGGCGTGCGCGAGGCGAACCGGCAACTGGCGGGGGCCGCGGCCGCCACCGTCGACGGCCGCGCGATCGAGGTCGCCGCGAACATCGCGACGCTCGACGACGCGAACACCGCGGTCGACAACGGCGCCGACGCGGTCGGCCTGCTGCGCACCGAACTGATGTTCATCCATCGCCAGGCCGCGCCGACGGTCGTCGAGCACCAGCAGAGCTACCAGTCGATCGTCGACGCATTGCAGGGCCGCACGGCGATCATCCGCACGCTCGACGTCGGCGCCGACAAGGAAGTCGATTACCTGACGCTGCCGCCCGAGCCGAACCCGGCGCTCGGCCTGCGCGGCATCCGTCTCGCGCAGGTGCGCCCCGACCTGCTCGACGATCAATTGCAGGGCCTGCTCGCAGTGCAGCCGTTCGGCGCGGTGCGCATCCTGTTGCCGATGGTGACCGACGCGGGCGAGCTCGTGCGCCTGAAAAAGCGCATCGACGAATTCGCGCGTGCCCAGGGCCGCACCGAGCCGGTCGAGGTCGGCGTGATGATCGAGGTGCCGTCGGCCGCGCTGCTGGCCGACCAGCTCGCGCAGCACGCGGATTTCCTGTCGATCGGCACCAACGACCTCGCGCAGTACACGCTCGCGATGGACCGCTGCCAGGCCGACCTGGCCGCGCAATCCGACGGCCTGCATCCGGCCGTGCTGCGCCTGATCGACATCGCGGTGCGCGGTGCCGCGAAGCACGGCAAGTGGGTCGGCGTGTGCGGCGCGCTCGGCGGCGATCCGCTCGCGGTGCCGATCCTGGTGGGCCTCGGCGTGACCGAGCTGTCGGTCGACCCCGTATCGGTGCCGGGCATCAAGGCGCGTGTGCGCCGTCTCGATTACCAGTTGTGCCGTCAGCGCGCGCAGGATCTGCTCGCGCTCGATTCGGCACAGGCGGTAAGGGCAGCAAGTCGCGAGGTCTGGCCGCTCGACTGA
- a CDS encoding SIS domain-containing protein, whose translation MLKEARESAQVVAAQIADTARVEALAGQLLDHPPAVALTVARGSSDHAASYFASLTMSRLGVPVASLPMSVATLQQAPLKVQDQLAIAFSQSGKSPDLVNTMAALREAGARTVAAVNVLPSPLADACEHQLPLLAGPELSVAATKSYIAMLSLSAQIVAYWQRDAALMTALRGLPDVLAQAGRLDWSQAVAALAGVERMIVIGRGLGLAIAQEAALKLKETSGIQAEAFSSAEVRHGPMELIDRDYPLLVFAPPGPEQAGLLQLAQDMRARGAAVLLAAPAGTPGATLPLAQSAHSALDPIAAILSFYVMAADLAVARGRNPDTPRHLNKVTETH comes from the coding sequence ATGCTTAAGGAAGCGCGCGAGTCCGCCCAGGTCGTCGCCGCGCAGATCGCCGACACCGCGCGCGTCGAAGCGCTCGCCGGCCAATTGCTCGATCACCCGCCGGCCGTCGCGCTGACGGTCGCACGCGGCAGCTCGGATCACGCCGCGAGCTATTTCGCGAGCCTGACGATGAGCCGCCTCGGCGTGCCGGTCGCGTCGCTGCCGATGTCGGTCGCCACGCTGCAGCAGGCGCCGTTGAAGGTGCAGGACCAGCTCGCGATCGCCTTCTCCCAGTCGGGCAAGAGTCCCGATCTCGTCAATACGATGGCCGCGCTGCGCGAAGCCGGCGCGCGCACCGTCGCGGCCGTGAACGTGCTGCCGTCGCCGCTCGCCGACGCGTGCGAGCACCAGCTGCCGCTGCTCGCCGGCCCCGAATTGTCGGTCGCCGCGACGAAGAGCTATATCGCGATGCTGTCGCTGTCCGCGCAGATCGTCGCGTACTGGCAGCGCGACGCCGCGCTGATGACCGCGCTGCGCGGCCTGCCCGACGTGCTCGCGCAGGCCGGCCGGCTCGACTGGTCGCAGGCCGTCGCCGCGCTGGCGGGTGTCGAGCGGATGATCGTGATCGGCCGCGGCCTGGGCCTCGCGATCGCGCAGGAAGCCGCGCTGAAGCTGAAGGAAACCTCCGGTATCCAGGCCGAGGCGTTCTCGAGCGCCGAAGTCCGTCACGGCCCGATGGAGCTGATCGACCGCGACTATCCGCTGCTCGTGTTCGCCCCGCCGGGGCCCGAGCAGGCGGGCCTGCTGCAGCTCGCGCAAGACATGCGCGCACGCGGCGCCGCCGTGCTGCTCGCGGCGCCCGCCGGCACGCCCGGCGCGACCTTGCCGCTCGCGCAGTCCGCCCATTCGGCGCTCGACCCGATCGCCGCCATTCTTTCGTTCTACGTGATGGCGGCGGATCTCGCCGTCGCGCGCGGCCGCAACCCCGACACGCCGCGCCACCTGAACAAAGTCACCGAAACGCACTGA
- the nagA gene encoding N-acetylglucosamine-6-phosphate deacetylase produces MLTGNILTPDGWIHGSLDSENGRITALDGKPVDPAKNDAPYILPGFIDLHVHGGGGADVMEGGDAIETIARTHAQFGTTSLLATTMTAPRDELMKVVGNLGSVARTRTPGGARVLGVHLEGPYINPGKLGAQPDAAVSAVLDEVLKYLSIAPIRVVTLAPEIAGHIEIIGEMAARGVRVQLGHSLATYDDAVAALKHGACGFTHLFNAMSPLHHRNPGLVGAALAHAEYAEIIPDLLHVHPGAIRAALRAIPRLYVVTDSTSATGMPDGEYRLGSQHVTKCLGGVRLADGTLAGSTLTMDQALRNLVSLGLPIADVSNRMSRYAADYLGIADRGRLERGAWADLAVFDRDLNLTATYVEGESIVEYA; encoded by the coding sequence ATGCTGACAGGAAACATCCTGACCCCCGACGGCTGGATTCACGGTTCGCTCGATAGCGAGAACGGCCGCATCACGGCGCTCGACGGCAAGCCCGTCGATCCCGCGAAGAACGACGCGCCCTACATCCTGCCCGGCTTCATCGACCTGCACGTGCACGGCGGCGGCGGCGCCGACGTGATGGAAGGCGGCGACGCGATCGAGACGATCGCCCGCACGCACGCGCAATTCGGCACGACGAGCCTGCTCGCGACGACGATGACCGCGCCGCGCGACGAACTGATGAAAGTCGTCGGCAACCTCGGCAGCGTCGCGCGTACCCGCACGCCGGGCGGCGCGCGCGTGCTCGGCGTGCACCTCGAAGGCCCGTACATCAACCCCGGCAAGCTCGGCGCGCAGCCCGACGCGGCCGTCTCGGCCGTGCTCGACGAGGTGCTGAAGTACCTGTCGATCGCGCCGATCCGCGTCGTCACGCTCGCGCCGGAAATCGCCGGCCACATCGAGATCATCGGCGAGATGGCCGCGCGCGGCGTGCGCGTGCAGCTCGGCCATTCGCTCGCGACCTACGACGACGCGGTGGCCGCGCTCAAGCACGGCGCGTGCGGCTTCACGCACCTGTTCAACGCGATGTCGCCGCTGCATCACCGCAACCCCGGCCTGGTGGGCGCGGCGCTTGCTCACGCCGAATACGCGGAAATCATTCCCGACCTGCTGCATGTGCACCCGGGCGCGATTCGCGCGGCGCTGCGCGCGATCCCGCGCCTGTACGTCGTGACCGACAGCACGTCCGCGACGGGCATGCCCGACGGCGAATACCGGCTCGGCAGCCAGCACGTGACGAAGTGCCTCGGCGGCGTGCGGCTGGCCGACGGCACGCTCGCCGGCAGCACGCTGACGATGGACCAGGCGTTGCGCAACCTCGTGTCGCTCGGCCTGCCGATCGCCGATGTATCGAACCGGATGTCGCGTTATGCGGCCGACTACCTCGGCATCGCCGATCGCGGCCGCCTCGAGCGCGGCGCATGGGCCGACCTCGCGGTGTTCGATCGCGACCTGAACCTCACCGCGACCTATGTCGAAGGAGAATCGATTGTCGAATATGCTTAA
- a CDS encoding GntR family transcriptional regulator yields the protein METGWSELAPDPLSDTPLYLQLARNLASAIHAGAWRAGEALPSERLLSVSVGVSRITARRALALLVEQGLIKRARGAGSFITPRVADPLSRLVGFSAKMRQRGFVPDSVWLSRTLRAASRDEITHLGLAPGATVARLERLRRADGIVMAVEHSTLPAAVVPDPQALGASLYEYLEARGMTVVRALQHFRAANATHAIAKWMAVKPGSALLVITRIGYGADQRAIEVSETYCRDDYYDFVAELKR from the coding sequence ATGGAAACCGGCTGGTCCGAACTGGCGCCCGATCCCCTCAGCGATACGCCGCTCTATCTGCAGCTCGCCCGTAACCTGGCGAGCGCGATCCACGCCGGCGCATGGCGGGCCGGCGAGGCGCTGCCGTCGGAGCGGCTGCTGTCGGTGTCGGTCGGCGTCTCGCGGATCACGGCCCGTCGCGCACTCGCGCTGCTGGTCGAGCAGGGGCTGATCAAGCGGGCGCGCGGGGCGGGCAGTTTCATCACGCCGCGCGTCGCCGATCCGCTGTCGCGTCTCGTCGGCTTCTCCGCGAAGATGCGGCAGCGCGGCTTCGTGCCCGATTCGGTGTGGCTGTCGCGCACGCTGCGCGCCGCGAGCCGCGACGAGATCACGCATCTCGGCCTTGCCCCCGGCGCGACGGTCGCGCGGCTCGAACGGTTGCGCCGCGCGGACGGCATCGTGATGGCGGTCGAGCACTCGACGCTGCCGGCCGCGGTGGTGCCCGATCCGCAGGCGCTCGGTGCGTCGCTGTACGAGTACCTCGAGGCGCGCGGGATGACCGTCGTGCGCGCGCTGCAGCACTTTCGCGCGGCGAACGCGACCCACGCGATCGCGAAATGGATGGCGGTGAAGCCGGGCTCGGCGCTGCTGGTGATCACGCGGATCGGCTACGGTGCCGACCAGCGTGCGATCGAAGTGAGCGAAACGTATTGCCGCGACGATTACTACGACTTCGTCGCCGAACTGAAACGCTGA
- a CDS encoding error-prone DNA polymerase — protein MVAEFSWLPDYAELFCRSNFSFLHGASHAEELVERAAELGYRGIAITDECSLAGAPRMHVAAKAKGLPLVIGSYFEVTPDEVPPGHDPGPGAFGLVLLAQNREGYGNLSELISWRRMEAPKGTYTLTSHMLSRPPEAFAHLRGMPDCFAILVPAYPVRTDVLDAQVAWFRATFGERARLGLVQLQRALDGAQREEIRAAGERRGVRIVALGDVTMHRRSCKELQDVMTAIRVGMPVAECGYALAPNAEQHLRSRGRIGKLFSPEEIAQTCAMLDACHFKLDSLRYEYPDEIVPKGHTPTSYLEQETRAGAAERYPQGVPEKVARQIRYELALIAKLNYEPFFLTVYDIVKFARSQNILCQGRGSAANSVVCFCLGITEVDPDQSTMLFERFISVERGEPPDIDVDFEHQRREEVIQHIYEKYGKDRAALAAAVSTYRPRGVLRETGKALGVDPMLVDRVAKAHRWFDGSRDLLQQFSTIGLDPETPLIQAWARLAARLLNFPRHLSQHSGGFVISRGKLTRLVPVENAAMDGRRVIQWDKDDLEALGLMKVDVLALGMLSALHRAFDMRTAWRGPPKADGKPFTLKHIPKDDDATYDMICRADTVGVFQIESRAQMSMLPRLRPRTYYDLVIEVAIVRPGPIQGGAVHPYLKRRQGIEKVSYPKEDLKPALERTYGVPIFQEQVMQIAMIAAGFTAGEADELRRAMAAWKRKGNLEKYHSKIVDGMRERDYPPEFAEQIFEQIKGFGDYGFPESHAASFAKLAYASSWLKCHEPAIFLAALLNSQPMGFYPPSQLVQDAKRHGVQVLPIDVTQSGWEASLEALPGQPPPHGQPAVRLGLSLVSGLGEAAVRRIEAARAAGPFDNVDTLARRAQLERRDLEALAAANALATLAGHRRDALWQAVAAAPGRDLLATAPIDEAEKPALGAPSEADDILADYHTTGLTLNRHPVALLRPGLRARRLSSAAELHDRPDGRLARACGLVTARQMPGTAKGVMFMTLEDETGCVNLIVRPELLARQRRETLDSRLLAVSGVWQVASDVRHLVAQHFEDLTPLLGGLRTSSREFH, from the coding sequence CGTCGCGGCGAAGGCGAAAGGGTTGCCGCTCGTCATCGGTTCGTACTTCGAGGTGACGCCGGACGAGGTTCCGCCGGGCCACGATCCGGGGCCCGGCGCGTTCGGGCTCGTGCTGCTCGCGCAGAATCGGGAAGGCTACGGCAACCTGTCCGAGCTGATTTCGTGGCGGCGGATGGAAGCGCCGAAGGGAACTTACACGCTGACGTCGCACATGCTGTCGAGGCCGCCCGAGGCATTCGCCCACCTGCGCGGCATGCCCGACTGCTTCGCGATTCTCGTGCCCGCGTACCCGGTGCGTACGGACGTGCTCGATGCACAGGTCGCATGGTTTCGCGCGACGTTCGGCGAACGTGCACGGCTCGGGCTCGTGCAACTGCAGCGCGCGCTGGACGGTGCGCAGCGCGAGGAGATTCGTGCGGCCGGCGAGCGGCGTGGCGTGCGCATCGTCGCCCTCGGCGACGTGACGATGCACCGGCGCTCGTGCAAGGAACTGCAGGACGTGATGACGGCGATCCGTGTCGGGATGCCGGTTGCCGAGTGCGGGTATGCGCTTGCACCGAATGCGGAACAGCATCTGCGTTCGCGCGGGCGGATCGGGAAGCTGTTTTCGCCGGAGGAGATCGCGCAGACGTGCGCGATGCTCGACGCGTGTCATTTCAAACTCGACTCGCTGCGCTACGAGTATCCCGACGAGATCGTGCCGAAGGGGCACACGCCGACGAGCTATCTGGAGCAGGAAACCAGGGCAGGGGCGGCCGAGCGCTATCCGCAGGGTGTGCCGGAGAAAGTAGCCAGGCAGATCCGGTATGAACTCGCCCTGATCGCGAAACTGAATTACGAGCCGTTCTTCCTGACCGTCTACGACATCGTCAAATTCGCGCGCAGCCAGAACATCCTGTGCCAGGGGCGCGGCTCGGCGGCGAACTCCGTCGTCTGCTTCTGTCTCGGCATCACCGAGGTCGATCCCGACCAGAGCACGATGCTGTTCGAGCGCTTCATCAGCGTGGAACGCGGCGAGCCGCCCGATATCGACGTCGATTTCGAGCATCAGCGCCGCGAAGAAGTGATTCAGCATATCTACGAAAAATACGGCAAGGATCGCGCCGCACTGGCGGCCGCCGTATCGACCTATCGCCCGCGTGGCGTGTTGCGCGAGACCGGCAAGGCGCTCGGCGTCGATCCGATGCTGGTCGATCGCGTTGCGAAAGCGCATCGCTGGTTCGACGGCAGTCGCGACCTGCTGCAGCAATTCTCGACGATCGGCCTCGATCCCGAGACGCCGCTCATCCAGGCGTGGGCCCGGCTCGCCGCGCGGCTGCTGAACTTTCCGCGCCATCTGTCGCAGCACTCGGGCGGCTTCGTGATCAGCCGCGGCAAGCTCACGCGGCTCGTGCCGGTCGAGAACGCGGCGATGGACGGGCGGCGCGTGATCCAGTGGGACAAGGACGATCTCGAAGCGCTCGGGCTGATGAAGGTCGACGTGCTCGCGCTCGGCATGCTGTCGGCGCTGCATCGCGCGTTCGACATGCGCACTGCATGGCGAGGCCCGCCGAAGGCAGACGGCAAGCCGTTCACGTTGAAGCACATTCCGAAGGATGACGACGCAACTTACGACATGATCTGCCGCGCCGACACGGTCGGCGTGTTCCAGATCGAATCGCGCGCGCAGATGTCGATGCTGCCGCGCCTGCGGCCGCGCACTTATTACGACCTGGTGATCGAGGTGGCGATCGTGCGGCCGGGGCCGATCCAGGGCGGGGCAGTGCACCCCTATCTGAAACGGCGCCAGGGCATCGAAAAGGTCAGTTATCCAAAGGAGGACCTGAAGCCCGCGCTCGAACGTACGTACGGCGTGCCGATCTTCCAGGAGCAGGTGATGCAGATCGCGATGATCGCGGCCGGCTTCACGGCGGGCGAGGCCGACGAACTGCGCCGCGCGATGGCCGCATGGAAGCGCAAGGGAAACCTGGAGAAATATCACAGCAAGATCGTCGACGGGATGCGCGAGCGCGATTACCCGCCCGAGTTCGCCGAACAGATCTTCGAGCAGATCAAGGGCTTCGGCGACTACGGTTTCCCCGAGAGCCACGCGGCGAGCTTCGCGAAGCTCGCCTACGCCAGCAGCTGGCTCAAGTGCCACGAACCGGCGATCTTCCTCGCCGCATTGCTGAACAGCCAGCCGATGGGTTTCTATCCGCCGTCGCAACTCGTGCAGGACGCGAAGCGTCACGGCGTGCAGGTCCTGCCGATCGACGTGACGCAAAGCGGCTGGGAAGCATCGCTCGAAGCGCTGCCCGGCCAGCCGCCTCCGCACGGCCAGCCGGCCGTTCGGCTCGGGCTGTCGCTCGTGAGCGGTCTGGGAGAAGCCGCTGTCCGCAGGATCGAAGCCGCACGCGCGGCGGGCCCGTTCGACAACGTCGACACCCTCGCGCGCCGCGCGCAGCTCGAGCGGCGCGATCTCGAGGCGCTCGCCGCCGCGAACGCGCTCGCGACGCTCGCCGGCCATCGCCGCGATGCGCTGTGGCAAGCGGTTGCGGCGGCACCCGGGCGCGACCTGCTCGCGACCGCACCGATCGACGAAGCGGAGAAGCCGGCACTCGGCGCGCCGTCGGAAGCCGACGACATCCTCGCCGACTATCACACCACCGGCCTCACGCTGAACCGCCACCCGGTCGCGCTGCTGCGGCCCGGGCTGCGCGCGCGGCGGCTGTCGTCCGCGGCCGAATTGCACGACCGCCCCGACGGCCGGCTCGCGCGCGCGTGCGGGCTCGTGACCGCACGGCAGATGCCGGGCACCGCGAAAGGCGTGATGTTCATGACGCTCGAGGACGAAACAGGCTGCGTGAACCTGATCGTCCGGCCCGAGCTGCTCGCACGGCAGCGCCGCGAAACCCTCGATTCGCGGCTGCTCGCCGTGTCCGGCGTGTGGCAGGTCGCGAGCGACGTGAGGCACCTCGTCGCGCAGCATTTCGAGGATCTGACGCCGCTGCTCGGCGGCCTGCGCACGTCGAGCCGCGAGTTCCACTAA